Proteins from a single region of Schistocerca gregaria isolate iqSchGreg1 chromosome 3, iqSchGreg1.2, whole genome shotgun sequence:
- the LOC126354327 gene encoding uncharacterized protein LOC126354327 produces the protein MVMDVVTSWVIVRRYDQDNKCPQGTDGFNSPPIPIHLKHDSNFMEIKTEIKNCLGLPQDGFEVIKLRNKDGTLITLSTLLQGNSASNPYYLDIARIHQNTPASPRVAFSPTYIETVKNKLDSLEKRVSCVESLVPELRTHRMATIDRTMQQLSSKVNFLDKRLEELAPMEWKAHFPHT, from the coding sequence ATGGTTATGGACGTCGTCACGTCGTGGGTTATTGTACGGCGTTACGATCAAGATAACAAATGTCCACAAGGAACAGATGGCTTCAATTCACCACCCATCCCTATACATTTAAAACATGACTCAAATTTTATggaaattaaaacagaaataaaaaactgCTTAGGGCTCCCACAAGATGGTTTTGAAGTGATTAAACTAAGGAATAAAGACGGCACGCTAATAACATTGTCAACTTTACTGCAAGGGAACTCTGCATCAAATCCGTACTACTTGGATATTGCTCGCATTCATCAAAATACCCCAGCTTCCCCGCGAGTGGCATTCTCTCCTACGTATATTGAAACAGTGAAAAATAAGCTCGACAGTCTGGAGAAGCGTGTGTCCTGTGTCGAATCGTTAGTTCCAGAACTCCGCACACATCGCATGGCAACAATAGATCGTACTATGCAACAACTGTCGTCGAAAGTTAATTTCCTAGATAAAAGATTGGAAGAGCTCGCGCCCATGGAATGGAAAGCTCATTTTCCGCACACTTGA
- the LOC126355763 gene encoding cytochrome b-c1 complex subunit 8 has protein sequence MGKHFGELAKVRGIIHYRLSPFEQRAFAGILSGGLPNLFNRIRDNIFRVAPPFIIGYLVYDFVEKKHLETLKKNPADFENDE, from the exons ATGGGGAAGCACTTTGGTGAATTAGCAAAGGTGCGTGGAATCATACATTATAGGCTGTCACCCTTTGAACAGCGAGCATTTGCTGGAATTTTAAGTGGTGGGCTCCCCAACCTTTTTAACAGGATACGAGATAACATCTTCAGAGTTGCACCAC CCTTCATCATTGGTTATCTGGTGTATGACTTTGTGGAGAAGAAACATCTTGAAACATTGAAGAAGAATCCAGCTGACTTTGAAAATGACGAATAA